In the Oryzias latipes chromosome 9, ASM223467v1 genome, one interval contains:
- the LOC101160288 gene encoding extensin isoform X2: MGQTQRTSYLAAVLMFWLLVVRKSHASVKSSRGFESDTWESQVPGFEFIPQYRVSAAQPQVPHYPSVHSEMHYLTLGPKALHSQSNRKDQGQRQERQPALQPQAPGYQLKSLPWSPNYKEQTGLGHQQRPLPLGYSYLQKPENQVLGHLQRPHSQNRGYLKVSEPEVPSRQQRPQTQDHGYSKKPSSLVLNQQQGTQPGVFSFPPKSDLEVPSQQRTKHHQNSHSYFLKPQPEMPAHQQRLQSHLQKPQPEGSAQQRPPGYLQKPQPERSAQQRPPGYLQKPQPEVSAQQRPPGYLQKPQPERSAQQRPPGYLQKPQPEVSAQQRPPGYLQKPQPERSAQQRPPGYLQKPQPEVSAQQRPPGYLQKPQPERSAQQRPPGYLQKPQPERSAQQRPPGYLQKPQPERSAQQRPPGYLQKPQPERSAQQRPPGYLQKPQPERSAQQRPPGYLQKLQPERSAQQRPPGYLQKPQPEVSAQQRPPGYLEKPQPEGSAQQRPPGYLQKPQYEMPSNRQRLQPSDYFQKPHKELSTLQRQPQMPDSHEKPEAQVLRHQKRPAFQSLGYPEAPLARVSNYQLKPHLQIHGYSQKPEAKVFENQQRKRAQSHGNPNKPQSEVPSHHRRPQPQGQSHQQMIPSHGPRSLLSNYFKQSVPQTSSNQQEFQQGGLGYRLNSQSLPQSYQQRPGHHKSPVQEPNHQLQSTRHKLGSEAQFSDLQQNPLYLQRPTYQEQPELQGARSKQQKSSNKQELQSEKSSRQMRPGLQGTRFVQGSQRQMPFPPGLQPQGTARRTPQAQEEYKEASEAQFPNPLQGFAPRMLRHRQGSMAQQQGSQPHTLQPQGPQASDHRHGPWLWPSRYAMFGSPGSNHNEE, from the exons GCCCAGCCTCAGGTTCCTCACTATCCATCAGTTCATTCTGAGATGCATTACCTAACATTGGGGCCCAAAGCACTTCACAGCCAGTCCAACCGAAAAGACCAGGGTCAGAGGCAAGAACGCCAACCAGCGCTTCAACCCCAGGCACCTGGCTACCAGCTAAAATCTCTTCCTTGGTCACCCAACTACAAAGAACAAACAGGCCTTGGTCACCAGCAAAGACCTCTGCCTCTGGGGTATAGCTACCTGCAAAAACCTGAGAACCAGGTACTTGGTCATCTCCAAAGACCTCACTCCCAAAATCGTGGTTACCTCAAGGTATCTGAGCCGGAGGTACCAAGCCGCCAGCAGAGACCTCAGACTCAAGATCATGGCTACTCTAAGAAACCTAGTTCTCTGGTACTAAATCAGCAGCAGGGAACACAACCAGGGGTTTTCAGTTTTCCCCCCAAATCTGACCTTGAGGTTCCAAGTCAACAGAGAACCAAACATCACCAAAACAGTCACAGTTACTTCCTAAAACCACAACCTGAAATGCCAGCCCATCAACAGAGGCTTCAAAGTCACCTCCAGAAACCCCAACCTGAGGG GTCAGCCCAGCAGAGACCTCCTGGTTACCTCCAGAAACCTCAACCTGAGAGGTCAGCCCAGCAGAGACCTCCTGGTTACCTCCAGAAACCTCAACCTGAGGTATCAGCCCAGCAGAGACCTCCTGGTTACCTCCAGAAACCCCAACCTGAGAGGTCAGCCCAGCAGAGACCTCCTGGTTACCTCCAGAAACCTCAACCTGAGGTATCAGCCCAGCAGAGACCTCCTGGTTACCTCCAGAAACCCCAACCTGAGAGGTCAGCCCAGCAGAGACCTCCTGGTTACCTCCAGAAACCTCAACCTGAGGTATCAGCCCAGCAGAGACCTCCTGGTTACCTCCAGAAACCCCAACCTGAGAGGTCAGCCCAGCAGAGACCTCCTGGTTACCTCCAGAAACCCCAACCTGAGAGGTCAGCCCAGCAGAGACCTCCTGGTTACCTCCAGAAACCTCAACCTGAGAGGTCAGCCCAGCAGAGACCTCCTGGTTACCTCCAGAAACCCCAACCTGAGAGGTCAGCCCAGCAGAGACCTCCTGGTTACCTCCAGAAACCCCAACCTGAGAGGTCAGCCCAGCAGAGACCTCCTGGTTACCTCCAGAAACTCCAACCTGAGAGGTCAGCCCAGCAGAGACCTCCTGGTTACCTCCAGAAACCTCAACCTGAGGTATCAGCCCAGCAGAGACCTCCTGGTTACCTCGAGAAACCCCAACCTGAGGGGTCAGCCCAGCAGAGACCTCCTGGTTACCTCCAGAAACCTCAGTATGAGATGCCATCTAATCGGCAAAGACTTCAACCCAGTGATTATTTTCAGAAACCACATAAGGAGCTAAGTACTCTACAAAGACAACCTCAAATGCCTGATTCCCATGAGAAACCTGAGGCCCAAGTATTGAGGCATCAAAAGAGACCTGCTTTCCAAAGCCTTGGTTACCCAGAGGCTCCTCTGGCCAGAGTTTCAAACTACCAGCTGAAACCTCATCTTCAAATTCATGGCTATTCACAAAAGCCTGAGGCCAAGGTTTTTGAAAACCAGCAGAGAAAACGGGCCCAGAGTCATGGTAACCCCAACAAACCTCAGTCTGAGGTACCAAGTCACCACAGAAGACCTCAGCCCCAAGGGCAGAGCCACCAACAAATGATCCCGTCTCACGGGCCTCGATCCCTGTTGTCTAACTACTTTAAACAATCTGTTCCTCAAACATCGAGTAACCAGCAAGAGTTTCAACAGGGTGGACTTGGTTATCGGCTGAATTCTCAGTCACTGCCTCAAAGCTACCAACAGAGACCTGGGCACCACAAGTCTCCTGTCCAGGAACCTAATCATCAGCTCCAGAGCACAAGACACAAACTGGGTTCCGAGGCACAGTTTTCAGACCTTCAGCAGAACCCCCTGTACCTTCAGAGACCCACCTACCAGGAGCAACCTGAACTTCAAGGAGCCAGGTCCAAGCAGCAGAAGTCTAGTAACAAGCAGGAGCTTCAGTCAGAGAAGTCAAGCCGCCAGATGAGGCCTGGCCTACAGGGCACAAGGTTTGTGCAAGGGTCTCAGCGCCAAATGCCTTTTCCACCGGGACTTCAGCCCCAAGGAACGGCTCGACGGACACCTCAGGCCCAagaggagtacaaggaagcgtcAGAGGCCCAATTCCCAAACCCTCTGCAGGGATTCGCACCTCGGATGCTAAGACACAGGCAGGGCTCAATGGCTCAACAGCAGGGATCTCAACCGCACACTCTACAGCCACAAGGGCCTCAAGCATCAGACCACAGGCATGGTCCTTGGCTCTGGCCTTCAAGATATGCCATGTTTGGCTCTCCAGGCTCCAACCATAACGAGGAAtga
- the LOC101160288 gene encoding extensin isoform X1, with the protein MGQTQRTSYLAAVLMFWLLVVRKSHASVKSSRGFESDTWESQVPGFEFIPQYRVSAAQPQVPHYPSVHSEMHYLTLGPKALHSQSNRKDQGQRQERQPALQPQAPGYQLKSLPWSPNYKEQTGLGHQQRPLPLGYSYLQKPENQVLGHLQRPHSQNRGYLKVSEPEVPSRQQRPQTQDHGYSKKPSSLVLNQQQGTQPGVFSFPPKSDLEVPSQQRTKHHQNSHSYFLKPQPEMPAHQQRLQSHLQKPQPEGSAQQRPPGYLQKPQPEVSAQQRPPGYLQKPQPERSAQQRPPGYLQKPQPERSAQQRPPGYLQKPQPEVSAQQRPPGYLQKPQPERSAQQRPPGYLQKPQPEVSAQQRPPGYLQKPQPERSAQQRPPGYLQKPQPEVSAQQRPPGYLQKPQPERSAQQRPPGYLQKPQPERSAQQRPPGYLQKPQPERSAQQRPPGYLQKPQPERSAQQRPPGYLQKPQPERSAQQRPPGYLQKLQPERSAQQRPPGYLQKPQPEVSAQQRPPGYLEKPQPEGSAQQRPPGYLQKPQYEMPSNRQRLQPSDYFQKPHKELSTLQRQPQMPDSHEKPEAQVLRHQKRPAFQSLGYPEAPLARVSNYQLKPHLQIHGYSQKPEAKVFENQQRKRAQSHGNPNKPQSEVPSHHRRPQPQGQSHQQMIPSHGPRSLLSNYFKQSVPQTSSNQQEFQQGGLGYRLNSQSLPQSYQQRPGHHKSPVQEPNHQLQSTRHKLGSEAQFSDLQQNPLYLQRPTYQEQPELQGARSKQQKSSNKQELQSEKSSRQMRPGLQGTRFVQGSQRQMPFPPGLQPQGTARRTPQAQEEYKEASEAQFPNPLQGFAPRMLRHRQGSMAQQQGSQPHTLQPQGPQASDHRHGPWLWPSRYAMFGSPGSNHNEE; encoded by the coding sequence GCCCAGCCTCAGGTTCCTCACTATCCATCAGTTCATTCTGAGATGCATTACCTAACATTGGGGCCCAAAGCACTTCACAGCCAGTCCAACCGAAAAGACCAGGGTCAGAGGCAAGAACGCCAACCAGCGCTTCAACCCCAGGCACCTGGCTACCAGCTAAAATCTCTTCCTTGGTCACCCAACTACAAAGAACAAACAGGCCTTGGTCACCAGCAAAGACCTCTGCCTCTGGGGTATAGCTACCTGCAAAAACCTGAGAACCAGGTACTTGGTCATCTCCAAAGACCTCACTCCCAAAATCGTGGTTACCTCAAGGTATCTGAGCCGGAGGTACCAAGCCGCCAGCAGAGACCTCAGACTCAAGATCATGGCTACTCTAAGAAACCTAGTTCTCTGGTACTAAATCAGCAGCAGGGAACACAACCAGGGGTTTTCAGTTTTCCCCCCAAATCTGACCTTGAGGTTCCAAGTCAACAGAGAACCAAACATCACCAAAACAGTCACAGTTACTTCCTAAAACCACAACCTGAAATGCCAGCCCATCAACAGAGGCTTCAAAGTCACCTCCAGAAACCCCAACCTGAGGGGTCAGCCCAGCAGAGACCTCCTGGTTACCTCCAGAAACCTCAACCTGAGGTATCAGCCCAGCAGAGACCTCCTGGTTACCTCCAGAAACCCCAACCTGAGAGGTCAGCCCAGCAGAGACCTCCTGGTTACCTCCAGAAACCTCAACCTGAGAGGTCAGCCCAGCAGAGACCTCCTGGTTACCTCCAGAAACCTCAACCTGAGGTATCAGCCCAGCAGAGACCTCCTGGTTACCTCCAGAAACCCCAACCTGAGAGGTCAGCCCAGCAGAGACCTCCTGGTTACCTCCAGAAACCTCAACCTGAGGTATCAGCCCAGCAGAGACCTCCTGGTTACCTCCAGAAACCCCAACCTGAGAGGTCAGCCCAGCAGAGACCTCCTGGTTACCTCCAGAAACCTCAACCTGAGGTATCAGCCCAGCAGAGACCTCCTGGTTACCTCCAGAAACCCCAACCTGAGAGGTCAGCCCAGCAGAGACCTCCTGGTTACCTCCAGAAACCCCAACCTGAGAGGTCAGCCCAGCAGAGACCTCCTGGTTACCTCCAGAAACCTCAACCTGAGAGGTCAGCCCAGCAGAGACCTCCTGGTTACCTCCAGAAACCCCAACCTGAGAGGTCAGCCCAGCAGAGACCTCCTGGTTACCTCCAGAAACCCCAACCTGAGAGGTCAGCCCAGCAGAGACCTCCTGGTTACCTCCAGAAACTCCAACCTGAGAGGTCAGCCCAGCAGAGACCTCCTGGTTACCTCCAGAAACCTCAACCTGAGGTATCAGCCCAGCAGAGACCTCCTGGTTACCTCGAGAAACCCCAACCTGAGGGGTCAGCCCAGCAGAGACCTCCTGGTTACCTCCAGAAACCTCAGTATGAGATGCCATCTAATCGGCAAAGACTTCAACCCAGTGATTATTTTCAGAAACCACATAAGGAGCTAAGTACTCTACAAAGACAACCTCAAATGCCTGATTCCCATGAGAAACCTGAGGCCCAAGTATTGAGGCATCAAAAGAGACCTGCTTTCCAAAGCCTTGGTTACCCAGAGGCTCCTCTGGCCAGAGTTTCAAACTACCAGCTGAAACCTCATCTTCAAATTCATGGCTATTCACAAAAGCCTGAGGCCAAGGTTTTTGAAAACCAGCAGAGAAAACGGGCCCAGAGTCATGGTAACCCCAACAAACCTCAGTCTGAGGTACCAAGTCACCACAGAAGACCTCAGCCCCAAGGGCAGAGCCACCAACAAATGATCCCGTCTCACGGGCCTCGATCCCTGTTGTCTAACTACTTTAAACAATCTGTTCCTCAAACATCGAGTAACCAGCAAGAGTTTCAACAGGGTGGACTTGGTTATCGGCTGAATTCTCAGTCACTGCCTCAAAGCTACCAACAGAGACCTGGGCACCACAAGTCTCCTGTCCAGGAACCTAATCATCAGCTCCAGAGCACAAGACACAAACTGGGTTCCGAGGCACAGTTTTCAGACCTTCAGCAGAACCCCCTGTACCTTCAGAGACCCACCTACCAGGAGCAACCTGAACTTCAAGGAGCCAGGTCCAAGCAGCAGAAGTCTAGTAACAAGCAGGAGCTTCAGTCAGAGAAGTCAAGCCGCCAGATGAGGCCTGGCCTACAGGGCACAAGGTTTGTGCAAGGGTCTCAGCGCCAAATGCCTTTTCCACCGGGACTTCAGCCCCAAGGAACGGCTCGACGGACACCTCAGGCCCAagaggagtacaaggaagcgtcAGAGGCCCAATTCCCAAACCCTCTGCAGGGATTCGCACCTCGGATGCTAAGACACAGGCAGGGCTCAATGGCTCAACAGCAGGGATCTCAACCGCACACTCTACAGCCACAAGGGCCTCAAGCATCAGACCACAGGCATGGTCCTTGGCTCTGGCCTTCAAGATATGCCATGTTTGGCTCTCCAGGCTCCAACCATAACGAGGAAtga
- the LOC101160288 gene encoding extensin isoform X3: MHYLTLGPKALHSQSNRKDQGQRQERQPALQPQAPGYQLKSLPWSPNYKEQTGLGHQQRPLPLGYSYLQKPENQVLGHLQRPHSQNRGYLKVSEPEVPSRQQRPQTQDHGYSKKPSSLVLNQQQGTQPGVFSFPPKSDLEVPSQQRTKHHQNSHSYFLKPQPEMPAHQQRLQSHLQKPQPEGSAQQRPPGYLQKPQPEVSAQQRPPGYLQKPQPERSAQQRPPGYLQKPQPERSAQQRPPGYLQKPQPEVSAQQRPPGYLQKPQPERSAQQRPPGYLQKPQPEVSAQQRPPGYLQKPQPERSAQQRPPGYLQKPQPEVSAQQRPPGYLQKPQPERSAQQRPPGYLQKPQPERSAQQRPPGYLQKPQPERSAQQRPPGYLQKPQPERSAQQRPPGYLQKPQPERSAQQRPPGYLQKLQPERSAQQRPPGYLQKPQPEVSAQQRPPGYLEKPQPEGSAQQRPPGYLQKPQYEMPSNRQRLQPSDYFQKPHKELSTLQRQPQMPDSHEKPEAQVLRHQKRPAFQSLGYPEAPLARVSNYQLKPHLQIHGYSQKPEAKVFENQQRKRAQSHGNPNKPQSEVPSHHRRPQPQGQSHQQMIPSHGPRSLLSNYFKQSVPQTSSNQQEFQQGGLGYRLNSQSLPQSYQQRPGHHKSPVQEPNHQLQSTRHKLGSEAQFSDLQQNPLYLQRPTYQEQPELQGARSKQQKSSNKQELQSEKSSRQMRPGLQGTRFVQGSQRQMPFPPGLQPQGTARRTPQAQEEYKEASEAQFPNPLQGFAPRMLRHRQGSMAQQQGSQPHTLQPQGPQASDHRHGPWLWPSRYAMFGSPGSNHNEE; this comes from the coding sequence ATGCATTACCTAACATTGGGGCCCAAAGCACTTCACAGCCAGTCCAACCGAAAAGACCAGGGTCAGAGGCAAGAACGCCAACCAGCGCTTCAACCCCAGGCACCTGGCTACCAGCTAAAATCTCTTCCTTGGTCACCCAACTACAAAGAACAAACAGGCCTTGGTCACCAGCAAAGACCTCTGCCTCTGGGGTATAGCTACCTGCAAAAACCTGAGAACCAGGTACTTGGTCATCTCCAAAGACCTCACTCCCAAAATCGTGGTTACCTCAAGGTATCTGAGCCGGAGGTACCAAGCCGCCAGCAGAGACCTCAGACTCAAGATCATGGCTACTCTAAGAAACCTAGTTCTCTGGTACTAAATCAGCAGCAGGGAACACAACCAGGGGTTTTCAGTTTTCCCCCCAAATCTGACCTTGAGGTTCCAAGTCAACAGAGAACCAAACATCACCAAAACAGTCACAGTTACTTCCTAAAACCACAACCTGAAATGCCAGCCCATCAACAGAGGCTTCAAAGTCACCTCCAGAAACCCCAACCTGAGGGGTCAGCCCAGCAGAGACCTCCTGGTTACCTCCAGAAACCTCAACCTGAGGTATCAGCCCAGCAGAGACCTCCTGGTTACCTCCAGAAACCCCAACCTGAGAGGTCAGCCCAGCAGAGACCTCCTGGTTACCTCCAGAAACCTCAACCTGAGAGGTCAGCCCAGCAGAGACCTCCTGGTTACCTCCAGAAACCTCAACCTGAGGTATCAGCCCAGCAGAGACCTCCTGGTTACCTCCAGAAACCCCAACCTGAGAGGTCAGCCCAGCAGAGACCTCCTGGTTACCTCCAGAAACCTCAACCTGAGGTATCAGCCCAGCAGAGACCTCCTGGTTACCTCCAGAAACCCCAACCTGAGAGGTCAGCCCAGCAGAGACCTCCTGGTTACCTCCAGAAACCTCAACCTGAGGTATCAGCCCAGCAGAGACCTCCTGGTTACCTCCAGAAACCCCAACCTGAGAGGTCAGCCCAGCAGAGACCTCCTGGTTACCTCCAGAAACCCCAACCTGAGAGGTCAGCCCAGCAGAGACCTCCTGGTTACCTCCAGAAACCTCAACCTGAGAGGTCAGCCCAGCAGAGACCTCCTGGTTACCTCCAGAAACCCCAACCTGAGAGGTCAGCCCAGCAGAGACCTCCTGGTTACCTCCAGAAACCCCAACCTGAGAGGTCAGCCCAGCAGAGACCTCCTGGTTACCTCCAGAAACTCCAACCTGAGAGGTCAGCCCAGCAGAGACCTCCTGGTTACCTCCAGAAACCTCAACCTGAGGTATCAGCCCAGCAGAGACCTCCTGGTTACCTCGAGAAACCCCAACCTGAGGGGTCAGCCCAGCAGAGACCTCCTGGTTACCTCCAGAAACCTCAGTATGAGATGCCATCTAATCGGCAAAGACTTCAACCCAGTGATTATTTTCAGAAACCACATAAGGAGCTAAGTACTCTACAAAGACAACCTCAAATGCCTGATTCCCATGAGAAACCTGAGGCCCAAGTATTGAGGCATCAAAAGAGACCTGCTTTCCAAAGCCTTGGTTACCCAGAGGCTCCTCTGGCCAGAGTTTCAAACTACCAGCTGAAACCTCATCTTCAAATTCATGGCTATTCACAAAAGCCTGAGGCCAAGGTTTTTGAAAACCAGCAGAGAAAACGGGCCCAGAGTCATGGTAACCCCAACAAACCTCAGTCTGAGGTACCAAGTCACCACAGAAGACCTCAGCCCCAAGGGCAGAGCCACCAACAAATGATCCCGTCTCACGGGCCTCGATCCCTGTTGTCTAACTACTTTAAACAATCTGTTCCTCAAACATCGAGTAACCAGCAAGAGTTTCAACAGGGTGGACTTGGTTATCGGCTGAATTCTCAGTCACTGCCTCAAAGCTACCAACAGAGACCTGGGCACCACAAGTCTCCTGTCCAGGAACCTAATCATCAGCTCCAGAGCACAAGACACAAACTGGGTTCCGAGGCACAGTTTTCAGACCTTCAGCAGAACCCCCTGTACCTTCAGAGACCCACCTACCAGGAGCAACCTGAACTTCAAGGAGCCAGGTCCAAGCAGCAGAAGTCTAGTAACAAGCAGGAGCTTCAGTCAGAGAAGTCAAGCCGCCAGATGAGGCCTGGCCTACAGGGCACAAGGTTTGTGCAAGGGTCTCAGCGCCAAATGCCTTTTCCACCGGGACTTCAGCCCCAAGGAACGGCTCGACGGACACCTCAGGCCCAagaggagtacaaggaagcgtcAGAGGCCCAATTCCCAAACCCTCTGCAGGGATTCGCACCTCGGATGCTAAGACACAGGCAGGGCTCAATGGCTCAACAGCAGGGATCTCAACCGCACACTCTACAGCCACAAGGGCCTCAAGCATCAGACCACAGGCATGGTCCTTGGCTCTGGCCTTCAAGATATGCCATGTTTGGCTCTCCAGGCTCCAACCATAACGAGGAAtga